Genomic DNA from Hyphomicrobiales bacterium:
CCGGTGGCCTGAAGTCCCTGCTCAGATCCTCGAGCCTCGCCGTCGGCGCGCGGGTGGCGGGCGCCGTTTTGGGCATCTGTGCGCAGATTCTCCTTGCCCGGATCCTGAGCGCGGAAGATCTCGGCAACTTCTTTGTCGCGCTCAGTCTGGCGACGGTGCTGGCGACCGTTTCGACGCTCGGCTATCCGTGGATCGTGCCAATGATCCTGGCGCGGGCCGATGCCGCCGGACGGCCGCATCGCGCGGCCGCCTTCCTCGCCTGGGCGCGGCGGGACATCGGTGTTGTCAGCGCGGGCCTCGCGGTCGTCGCAATCCTGGGCATCTGGCTTGTGCCGTCCTTTTCGATCCACACGCGCTGGGTTCTTACGGCCGGCGCCGCGACAGCGCCGGTCTTCGCCCTCATGCGATTCAACGGCCCGGTGGCGAACGCACGGCGGAAATTCGCGCTCGGCTATCTCCCGGACCTGTTCTGGCGACCGCTTTTTCTTCTCGGCCTGATCGTCGCCTTGTGGGCCCTGTTCGGGCGGTTCGACGTAACGGGCCTGCTGCTCGGTCATCTCGCCATCACAATCGCGCTGGCGGCGGAGATGGCCCGGCGCCTTAACGCCGCCGACGGGACCGGAGACGGCGTGGCGACGGCGCCCGGCCGCCTCGGGCCGGGACGGCGCGGACAGGGGCGCAGATGGCGCGCGCGCGCTCTGCCAATGGTCGTCGCGACGCTGTTCATCGGCGTCTTCGCCGACCTCGACCTGCTGATTGCCGGCAGCATACTGAACGAGACGGAGACCGGCATTTTCGGTGTCTGCATCAAGATCTCCATGTTCCTGGCCTTCTCCATCCAGGCGGTGCATCAGGTGATGGTGCGCGACGTGGCGAACGCCCTGCAAAGCCGCGACCGGTCGGCGCTCACGGCGATTCTGTTCAAGGCCAACCAAACCAACCTGCTGGTCAGCCTAGGCGCCGTCGCCGGGGTGTATTGGCTGGCCCGGCATTTCCTGGCGCTGTTCGGACCCGAATTCGTCGACGGCGGCCTCAGCCTTCTCTTGCTCGCCGCGGCCCAGGCGATCCGCGCGGCGGCGGGGCCCGCGACCCAAATCCTCGCCTTGACCGGGCATGTGCGCGCCACCCTGCCGGTCTTCGCAGCCGGTCTCGCGCTGCTCTTCGCGACCAATCTGGCGCTGGTGCCCCTTTATGGTCTGACGGGCGCGGCGCTGGCGGTCCTCATCGTGACCGCGGTCTGGTCGATGGGGCTCAGCCTCCTCGCCAAGGCGCGCACCGGGCTTGACGTCGCCATCTTCAGGCTGCCGCAGCTATCCGCCCTGTCCGGCGCCAAGGTCGGCGGCTCCGTGCAAGGTGGCCGCTGACCGACCGCCGACGGTTTGCCGCGGATTTCCCGGGCGGGCACGATCCTTAACGGCGAAAGCCTTGTTTTCGACAGGCGCGGCGGGCGGCAGCGGCAGGCCGAAGGACTTTCGAGCGCCGCCTTCATCGCGGGGCTGCGGCCTAGGGCCGGACCTCGGGACCAGCCCGGTAACGTGTCGTAAAGTCTGGAAATTAACCCGCGCAGACGGGCGGCCGCCCCGCTTCTCCTCGGCTATCCCATAAGCCATTGATGTAACGGGAATTCTTCTGTCCAGGCTCAAGCAATCGATGTCGCCGGCCCTGTTTGCCGTGTCACCCCATTCATGTCCTGACCGTTGATGGTGCCGACCCAAAACAGTGCATACACGGAGCATTAACCCTCAATCAAATTCGTCAGGCCGCAGCATTTCTTATGGATGGCGCGAAACCATTTCTTCAATGCGAGGTGATAGCGTCCCGAAACCTAGAAAACTCCCAAGTGTACGAGGGCAGGCGATGACGACACTCTACGCAACCAGAGGATCGGGCAACTGTTTCAAGCCGTTCTTGCTTATGAACCAGCTGAACATCCCGTTCCGCACCATCGCGGTCGACGTCCTGAAGGGCGAGACGCGCAAGGCCGCATATCTGGCGATCAATCCCAATGGAACGGTTCCCTATCTGAAGCTCAACGACGGCCGCGGCATCGGCGAGTCCAACGCGATGCTGTGGTACCTTGCCGAGGGCTCGCAGCTGATCCCGCAGGACGCCTACTCGCGCGCCAAGATGCTTCAATGGATGTTTTTCGAGCAATCGAGCCTCGAGCCGTTCATTTCGCCGGCGCGGTTCTTCATCTCCATTCTTCCGGACGGGCGGAAAGGCCGGGAGAGGGAAATTGCCGCCTGGCAGGAGCGCGGCCGCAAGGGGCTGACGCTTCTCGACGCCCATCTGCGCGACAGCAAGTTCATCGTCGCCGATCGCTACACCATCGCCGACATCGGCGTCTTTGGCTACACCCATGTGGCCGATGAGGGCGGCTTCGATTTCGCCAACTATCCAGCGGTGAAGGACTGGATCGCGCGGGTCGAGGACACGGACGGTTATTTGCCGCTGTCCCATCTGCTGCAACCGGCCGAACAGGCGCTGCAAACGGGGGCCGGGGCCGCCTGATGGCCAATGCGACTCAAGAGAGAACGCCGAAGGCGGCGAAGAACGGCGCCGTTCGCGATCAAATGGTCGCGAGCGACGGCGCGCCTTCCTACGTCGATCGGCTGAAGACGCCGGTGTGGATCTTCGACATCGACAGAAGTCGTGTCGTCTGGGCCAACCAGCGCGCTCTTGAAGTCTGGTCCGCGGAATCCATGGAGGAACTCAAGTCCCGCGACCTGCGAAAGGACATGTCGGTTTCGGTCGCCAAGCGGCTCAAGCAGTATCAAGAGGATTTCGAGAAGCACAATGCTTCTTTCTCGGAAATCTGGACGCTCTATCCCAACGGGGTGCCTCGCACGCTGCGCGTGAACTACAGCGGAGTCCGTCTGCCGGACGGCCGCATGGCGATGTTTTGCGAGGGGACCGAACACCAGTCCGAGACTCCGGAGACCCTGCGCAGCGCCGAAGCGCTGTTGCACGCCACGGTGATGATCTCGCTCTACAGTCTCGACGGCCAGCCGCTGTACCGAAATCCGGCTGCACGCGCCGATGTCGGCTCCGTCAACGAGACCCTTCTGTCACGCTTTGTCGACGAATCCGACCATCAAAAGATCAGAAGCGCCCTCAGCCGTAGCGGCGAAGGGCGGCTGGTGGCGCGGATTCGCTCATTCGCGGGCATCCGATGGCACGAGATTACGGCCCGGGAATGCCGCGACGCGGCAACCGGATCACCGGCCATCCTGATCAGCGAGGTCGATGTCTCTGACCTCAAGGAGACCGAGGAAAAAGCGCACTTCCTGGCGTTGCACGATGTGCTGACCGGGCTCTTGAACCGGACCTATGTGCAGCGTGAATTCCAGACCTTGCTGGACGCCGCCAAGGAGAGAAAGGAGCATATCGGCCTCCTTTTCATCGACATCGACCGGTTCAAGAACATCAACGATTCGCTGGGTCACGCGGCCGGCGACGAACTGCTGATCGAATCCGCCCGTCGGCTGCGAAGCGCGATCCGCGAGACGGATATCGTGTCGCGCATCGGCGGCGACGAGTTCCTAGTTCTGCTGAAAGACGCCAGCCACGAGCCGAATCTCGACGAGGTCGCCGAACGCATTCGCGCCGAGCTTTCGAAGCCGGTCCTTGTCGGGAACTGCGAGCTTCAGGTCACGCCCAGCATCGGCATCAGCGTGTTTCCCGAGGACGGGCCGGACATGGAAACGCTGATGAAGAGCGCCGATCTGGCTCTGTACGAGGCCAAGGATGGCGGTCGCAACTGTCACCGCTATTTCTCAGCGGCAATGAAAGAGCGCGCGGAGACGAGGCTGGAAACCGAATCGAGTCTGCGCCGCGCCCTGGAAGAGCAGGAATTCGAGGTCTTTTATCAGCCGCGCGTCTCCGTTGCCGACAACCAGATCGTCGGCGCGGAAGCGCTGCTGAGGTGGCGCCACGGCACAAAGGGGCTCGTCGGTCCCAACGAATTCATCTCCATTTGCGAGGAAACGGGATTGATCGAACCGCTCGGCGAGTGGGTGCTGGAGACCGCCGCCAGGCAGCAGAAGGCCTGGCAGGATCAGGGCTACCTTCTCGACGTGTCCGTCAACCTGTCGCCGCGCCAGTTTCGCAATAAGATGCTGCTGCCGATTGTCGGCCGCATAACCGATGAGACGGGATGCGATCCGACGCACATCGACCTCGAGATCACCGAGTCGATGCTCATGGGCAGCGACGACGATATCGGCGAAACGCTTCGGACCTTGAGCGGTCTCGGCTTCCGCATTTCCATTGACGACTTCGGTACGGGATACTCCAACCTGTCGTACATCCAACGCTATCCTGTGAGTTGCCTGAAGATAGACCGGTCGTTCATCGCCGATCTGAAAAAGAACAGCGCGATAACGAAACTTATTATTTCACTTTGCAAGATGATAAATGCAAAGGTGATCGCCGAGGGCGTCGAAACCGAAGAGCAGCTCGCCTGGCTTCGCAAAAACGAGTGTAATGAATACCAGGGATTCTTGTTCGGCCCCCCGACGACCGTTGACGAATTCGACAGACTGCTCGTGCAAACGAACACGCAAAGAGAGCCGCACTGTTACTTGCAATATGCGGGCTGACCATGATTGTGCCGCGCTGACGGCGCTATTCGCTGAAGACGCGAGAGATCGAACGCACCCCGCTATATGCAACCCGGCCCTTTTCCGGCGTCACCGAATTCCGGCATAGCGCGCGGCAGTGCACGCCGCCCTAAAGCGGTTCATGGTTATAGGGAACCATTTGACCGGGATGATTTTGCGCCGTGGCCAGGCGCGGCTCGCCGGGCGATGTGGTACATCGGCCAACAGCCGCAACACCGCCACGGCGCAAAAGAACCCGGCCTTCGGTGGGCCAAATCGGCCCACCGGGTTCGTTGCGGCGCTCGCCCGATATCCCGTATCGCGTGTCGCGGCCCACGCCTGCCCGGATGAACCGATTTGGACCATCCAATTGATCCCCTATAACCATGAACCGCCCTAGTTCCTAACGCCGGTCAGCCTTGTCGCCGCCTCTGGCAAGTTGGACGGTACGACCGCCGACGGCGGTGGTCTTCGCGTAGGTCTCCCTGCGCGCCGGCGGCATCTCGCCCGCGCGCACGGTGCGTTGGGCAACGCGCTCGACCGGACGGATGGCGACCTCCGGTGCCGGCAGATGGGCGAAGGGCATCGCGGCGACGTCCTCGGCAATCTCCGGTATGATCTCATCCTCGGCGAGAATCTGCGCATTGAGGGGCTGAGACAGCTTCGAGCCGTCGCGGTAAAGGGCGATCGCCTTCACGCCCAAATACCAAGACAGGACGAATGCCGCCTTGCAGTCCTCCACGGTCGCCTCGTTCGGCATATTGATGGTCTTGGATATTCCCCCTGAAATGAATGGCTGGGCCGCCGCCATCATGCGAATGTGGCTCTCCACCGACAGATGCCGCCTGCCCACCCGACCGCACTGATTGGCGCAATCGAAGACACGCAGATGCTCTTCCTTCAGACCCGGTGCGCCTTCGACCGTCATCGCTCCGCAGCAATAGAGGTTGGCGGCCGCGATATCGGTCTTGTCGAAGCCGAGGGCAGCCAGCATGTCGAAACGCGGGTCGGCGAGAGCCGCCGGGTCGAGCCCCAGGACCTCGGTACAGAAATCTTCGCCGAGCGACCATTTGTTGAATACGAATTTGAGGTCAAAGGCACCGGGGAGCGCTTGTTCGACGGCCGCGCACTTTTCGTCGGTGAAGCCCTTCGCCTGGAGCTTGGCATGGTCTATGCCCGGACCGCCGAACAAGGTTCCGGCGCCGATCGCATAGTCGACGATCGCCCTGATGGCGTTCTCTTCGTAGCCGAGCGCGCGCAGAGCCTGGGGCACGGCCCGGTTCATGATCTTGAGGTGGCCGCCGCCGGCAAGCGTCTTGAATTTCACCAGGCCGAATTCCGGCTCTATGCCGGTGGTATCGCAGTCCATGACCAACCCGATGGTGCCGGTCGGCGCCAGAACCGTCGCCTGTGCATTGCGGTAGCCGTGGCGCACGCCGATCTCAATCGCCCTGTCCCAAGCAGCTTTGGCGTGGGCGACAAGGCGCGCGTCGGGGCAGGCGGTCTGGTCGAGGCCGGCAGGCGGCATGCTCACGGATTCGTAGTCGGCGGTTCTGGAGTCGAGGGCGCGGCGGTGATTGCGCATGACCCGGAGCATGGCATCGCGATTCTTGGCATAGCCCAGGAAGGGCCCGAGCTCGCGTGCCATTTCGGCGCTCGTGGCGTAGGCGACGCCTGTCATGAGCGCCGTAATTGCACCGCAGATGGCGCGGCCCTCGCTCGAATCGTAGGGGATGCCAGATGACATCAGAAAACCGCCCAGATTGGCGTGGCCAAGGCCGAGGGTGCGGTACTCGTAGGTCCGCCGGGCGATCTTGGGCGAGGGAAACTGGGACATGGCGACGGAGATTTCAAGCGCGATGGTCCACAGCCGCACCGCATTCTCGAAGGCCTCGACATCGAAACGCCTGTCGGCGTCGCGAAACTGGGCCAGGTTCAGCGAAGCAAGCGTGCTGCCCGTATCGTCGAGAAACAGGAATTCGGAGCACGAATTCGACGCCGTGATCGGCCCAGTGACCGGGCATGTGTGCCAGTCATTGATGGTGGTCTGATATTGGATGCCCGGGTCGGCCGAGGCCCAGGAGGCATAACCCATACTCTCCCACAAATCCGCTGCATCGACGGTGTCGGCGATTCCTCCGTCGGTCCGCCGCCGCAGGTTCCACGGCAGTTTCTGCTCGACCGCCCTGAGGAAATCATCCGACACGCGGACGGAATTGTTCGAGTTCTGACCGGAAACCGTGCGATAGGCTTCCGAATCCCAATCGACGTCGTAGGTGGAAAAGGCAAGGTCGCCATAGCCCTGCCGGGCAAACTGGATCACGCGACGGATATAGTTCTCCGGCACCTGGTTCTTCCTGGCCGAGCGCATCTCGAAGTCGAGCGCGCGGTTCTTCTCCGGGTCGAATCGGGTTTCCTCCGGCCCGTCGTGATCGGAACAGGCCCTCAGAATGGCCCTGAGATGCTGGGCGCACAGCTTGGAGCCGGTGACCAGCGCCGCGACCTTTTGCTCTTCCTTGACCTTCCAGTGGATGAATTCCTCTATGTCCGGATGGTCGATGTCGACGACGACCATCTTGGATGAGCGGCGCGTCGATCCCTTGGCGGTCACCAGAGCCGAAGCGCGGTCGCCGCTGCTCAGAACGGAAATCAGCCCGCAGGCCTGGCCGCCGCCGGAAAGCGACTCGCTCGACCCTCTGATGTTGGAAAAGTTGGCGCCGGTCCCAGAGCCGAACTTGGCGATGCGCCCTTCCTCGACCAGCAGAGGCAGAATCCCCGCCTCGTTAACGAGATCGTCGTTCACGGATTGAATGAAGCAGGAATGCGCCTGCGGATGCTCGTAGGCGGACGTCGAAATCGTCAGCTTGCCGGTCTCGAAATCGACATAGGCGTGGCCCTGACTGTCTCCCTCGATGCCGTACGCCCAATGCAGGCCGGTGTTAAACCACTGGGGAGAGTTCGGCGCTCCCTTTTGGGTCGCCAGCATATAGCGCAACTCGTCGAAAAACGCCTGGGCATCTTCCTCGTTGTCAAAATAGCCCCCTTTCCAGCCCCAATAGGTCCAGGTGCCGGCCAGCCGATTGAAGACCTGGCGGGAGTCTCGTTCCGGTCCGGTCCTTTCGGCCTCCGGCAGCGCGGCGAGCGCCTCGTGATCCGGCACTGAACGCCATAGCCATGGGGGAACGGACGTCTCCTCCACACGCTTCAGCGCTGCGGGCACACCCGACTTGCGGAGATATTTCTGGGCGAGAATGTCGCTTGCAACCTGGCTCCAGGTCCTCGGGACCGAGACGCCATCGAGCCGAAAAACCACAGATCCATCCGGGTTGCGGATTTCACTTGCCGCCTTCCGGAACGCAATCGTTTCATAAGGTGAAACGCCTTGGAGCGTATAACGCCGCTTTATACGCATAACCGCCTCCTCAAACACTACAAAACACCGCACAAAATTAGAGCGGTCCCCCCTTCCCGTTCGCAATGGGAGATGATGAGTTTGGTCCGCCGCTCAGCAGTATTTAACCTTAATGTTCCGTTAATGTAAAACTTTGTTCAAATCGTGGTTAACGGGTCTGAGAAAAAATGCCGCTGGCCGCCGCGTGATTCGTGGTCCGATCGCATCAGGCTCCGCCAGAACGGTTCCATTTCATGTCGTCTCGCTCTAAGTGGTAGATTGCTCGGCGCAGTGGCCCATTCCGACTTAGGATGGGCGCGCACCGTGTCCACGCCTCGACTTCCGGCGGGCGGTCGGTAAGGGGCAAACACACACGAGGGAGGTTTACCGTGGCTATCAAAGACTTGCTCGTTGCCTACCAGGGGGAGGAGAGTTCCCAGAAGGCACTCAAGTTCGCACTGCAGATGGCGAAGAAATACAATGCGGCGGTCACGGGCGCCCACGTGTATGTGGCGCAACAATATTCGAGCCAGGTCCGCAACTGGATTCCGGGGGAGGTCCTGGAAGCCCTGCGCAAGGCCGAGGAAGCAACGGTCAAGACCATCGAGAAGTCGTTCCGCGATGTCGTCAAGGAAACCAACCCCAAGGCCGCGCACGACTGGATCTCAGTCGAAGGCCCGCCGAGCCTGTTGCTCGCGCGCCTGTCGCGCTGCTTCGATATTCTGCTGACCGGCCAGTTCGAGGGCGCCATCCGCCATGGCGGGCGCCTAGTGCAGCCGGAGGAGCTCGCCTTGCGCTCTGGAAAGCCGATGATCATCGTGCCGCAGGAATACAGGGTCCGCCCGTTCAAGGAGGAGGCCGTGGTTGCCTGGGACGGCAGCCGCTCGGCAGCGCGGGCGCTCACCGACGCCATGCAGATCCTGGAGACCAAGAAACGCCTCCATGTGGTGACCGTGACGAAGGATGGCGATGACGAAGACACCAAGCGGCTCGGCGACCACGATATCTTCGAGCACCTCAAGCGCCACGGCATCGCCGCGCAGCCTCTCCGCCTGGAGGTGAAGGGCAGCACGGGCAGAACCATTCTCGACTATTGCGAGAAAACCGACCCGGACATACTGGTGATGGGCGCCTTCGGCCGCGGCAATCTCGGCGCCTTGCTGTTCGGTGGGGTCTCGCGCTACATCCTCGAGCACCAGACGGTGCCGGTGCTGATGTCACACTGAGGCTGCCCCCGAGCCGGTCCCTCGGCCGCGATCAAGGCGGTTGCGGCCGACCCGGCGGTTGGGGGGCCGGCTAAGTCCGAAACGTCACACGGTACGATCGATGTCCGTACCATCGAGAAGGCGCCGACCTTGCCCAAAATCCGCACCTAGGGGGTTCCGATGACGCTGTTCCTGCCCTTCTGGCAACGTCTGCTGGCGACGATCGCGGCGATGCTCCTGATGAGCTATCTGGTGGGTCTCTTGTGGGAGGCGGCCTTGAATTTTCCGATGCCAAGTTACGCTGCCGGGGTTATCGGCGGATTGGCGGCATTGCCCGTCTGGGATTTTTTGAAAAGGGTCAGGCCGTCGCAAGGGGAATAGAGCCGTCCTTCAATCGCCGCGGGAGGGGGCGGATCCGGCGAAAGGGGAAAGCAGAACGGCGGCTCTATCAGGGCCGCCGATGGGCGGACCGCCATTCAAAAGGAAATCATGTTATCAAGGGGTTATGGTGCCGGTGGACGGATTCGAACCGCCGACCCACGCATTACGAATGCGTTGCTCTACCAGCTGAGCTACACCGGCGCCACCCGCCGTTTCGGCGGAAAAACTGCCCCGACAGATACTCTCTCAATCCCCGCTTGGCAATTGCGCCCTTCGCCCTGGCGCGACTGAACCCCTTCCTATCCGCCCCTTTGCAACTCGGCGTCCTCGTCGCTGATCGCATCGCCGTCCGGGCCGGGATCGTCGGGCGGCCGCGGCACCACAGGCGCCGCGGACGCCGAACCGGCCGCAACCCTGTCGTCGCCGGTTTCGGCCTTGGCCTTGCCGCCCGCGTTGGCTTTCTCTTCATTGCCGCCCGGTGCGGACGCGGTGGCTTCGGCCTTGGCCTTCTCGCCGGTATCGGTCCTCTTTTCTTCGCCGCTCGGCGCCGGTGCCGCAGCTTCCGCCTTGGCGGTTTCGGCCGCCGCCGGCGCGGCGACGTTCACCGGCAGGACGAGCGTCTTGACGTCGGCTTCCGGTTCGCCGAACAGGTCCGGCGAGGGCGAGCCCAGCGCCTCGACCGGCACTTTCCATTCAAACGCATCGAGGCGGCCGGTGACCGGCGATACCGGCGCCCAGTCCTCGCTGACCACCCCGTCCGCCGTCCACGCCGGATCGCGCGGCGCGCGCACGGCGCGGGACAGCCACGCCCGGCCGCGACCGGCATCGCCATGCTCGCCGTCCTCGATCTCCGCCATCAGCATGCAAATGCGCTGGGTCGGCCCGGCGCCCAGATAAGGTTTCAGCGCCTCGCGCGCCTCGCCCCATTCGTGCGCGTCGGCGGCGGCACCGGCGAGCGCGATGGCGCCCTCGCGCGGGTCCTTGGCCTTGGCCGCCAGGGTGCGCATGCGCTTCAGGCGGTCGCGGGTCGAATCGCCGGGGCGCACATTGATATAGGCCTCGGCAATGTCGGGGTGCGAGAACAGCTTCCAGGTTTTTTCCAGGACCCTGACCGCGCGGCGCGTATTGTCGGCGTCGGCAAGGAGCCGGCCGGCGAGGTTCGCCGCCGGCACCAGGTCGGGGGCAAGGCCGTGTGCCTCGAGCGCCAAGGCAAGCGCCCGCTCGGGATCGGTCTCCGCCACTCCCATCGCCCGGGCCGTGAGCAGCACCGCGCGCGGTCGCCGCGCGGAAGCCTTGTCGATGATCCCGTTTGCCCGATTGGCATTGAGCATCGCCAGCGCGCCGGCCCAGTCGCGCCCGGCGCAATGCATCTCGAACAGCGCCCTTGCTGCCCATGGGGTCGCCGGGTCGAGCCTGAGAGCGCGCTCGGCAAGGCCGCGCATCGCCGCAGCATCGCCCTTGCGTTCGGCTTCGATGAACAGGCCGCGCAGGCCGAGGATCTCGGTTTCCGGCGCGGCGAGCATGGCCTGAAAGCTTCGCATTGCGGTCGCGGGGTCGCCCTTGAGCTGCGCGGTCTGTGCCTTGAGCAGCAGGGTGAGCGGCTCCTCGCCCATGATCGCCTGCGCCTGCTCGGCATACTTGGCCGCAAGCCCGGCGTCACCCGTGCCGACCGCGATCATGCCGCGCGACAGCGCCTGATAGCCCTTGGCGCGGCGGCGGTTGCGCAGAAAGCCCGACAGCGCGCCGGGAATGCCGAGGACGAATCTGAGCCCTGTCCAGCCGGTCATCGCCACGATGATCGCAACCAGCACCAGGATCCCCGCGGCGACGAGGCTTGTCTCGACCCGGTATCCCTCCCAAGTCAGCACCAGCTCACCGGGCCGATCGACGAGCCACGCAATGCCGGCGGCGATCAGCGCCACGGCTATAAAACTGACGATCAAACGGGTCATTGCGCGCCGGTCCCTTGACCCGCCGGAAGACCGATCAGCACATGCTGGTTGAGCGTCGCCATCTGCCGCTCAGCCGCAATTCGCGCCTGCGCCCGCTCAAGCCAAGCCATCATCGCCGCCTGCGCCGCCGGGTCCAAGGCGGCGAGTTCGTCGACCGTGGCCGCGAGGTCGCCTGCCGCAAGCTGCGCTTCGGCGCGGGCGAGCACGGCGCCCGTCGTCTCGCCCTCGACCTCGCCGGTCGGGCGGATGCGCACGATCCTACGGGCATTGGCGATCAGCCGATCGAAAAAGCCGTCCGTCGGCAGCGCCGTGGCGCTCATCGCGGCGGATGCCGCACCCTGGAATGTCTCGGCAAGTTCGTCGCGCCGCGCCACGCCCTCTTGTGCGTAAGCCTCAAGGGCCGTGATCTCGTCGGTCGCGCCGGCCAGCTTCTGGACGGTTGCAAGCTCGCTTACGAAGGGGGCGCCTGAATTCACCGCCCGCTCCAGTCCGGCGACGGCGATGGCGAGCGCCGCGGCGGATCTGGCGGCGGGAGCGCTTTCGGCAACGGTCGCAATCTCGTCGCGCAATGCCGCCACATCGGCGCGCGACGCCGCGATCTCCTGCACGACCGCGGACATGCGCTCGACGATCTCGGCGCGGAGCGCCGCGCGGGCGGATGCGATCTGGCCCTGGGCTTCCGCCTTCGCGGTGCTCTCAACCGCATCGATACGCCGCGTCAAGGCGCCGATGGCGGCCGATGCCGCCTGGCCATCGTCGGAGGCGGCCATCTTCTCGATCAAGCCGCGCACCTCCTCGCGCCCGGCCGCGGCTGCCGCTTCGGCGTCGCTCAGGCGGGCAGCAAGTTCGGTAAGCCGGTTGTTAAGAGCGGCGAGACGCTCAGACGAATCATCCCGTGGGGTCTGCGCCAGTGCCCCTTCGGCCGCCTCGAACCGCTGGGTCAATTGCTGCACCGCAGCGGAAAGCTCGTCCAGCGCGCTCACAGGCAATTGGCTCGATCCTAACGCCGCGATCTCGCTTTCCATCTCGGCCTTGAAAGCCTCGATTCGCGCCTCGACCGGCGCCGCGTCCATGCCGGTGCCGGGCAACAGCCCAAGCCGGACCAGGCCGCCATAGGCACCAAGCGCAACGAGGCCGCCGAGAATCGCGCCCAGCACGAGGACCACGGCCATGAGCCTCAAGTCGCCTAACCACGCGGATTTGCCAGGCTCCGCAGCCGGTTCCTGCGGTGCTTCGGCTGCAGTCTCTTGCGCCGCGGCGGTCGCCTCCTCCGATTCGGCGGATTCGTCCGGGCCCGCCTGTTCACCTGCCTCGGTCGCGGCGGCTTCCGGCTCATCGGCTTCCGCCTTTTCAGCCGCCACCTCGGTGGCGGCAAGATCGATGGTCGCAGGCCGGCGCCTGGCCCGCCGCTTTCGGGCCTTCTCGCCGGGCCGCTCACCATCTGATTTGGTCTCGTCCGTCGGGCTCATGCTGTCCTTCGTGGTCTGCGCCACGCGGGCCTAAAATTGGTCAAACCGGCTCCGTTATACGATGCCCGCGCCGTCAGCGCGAGGCGTTGCCGGCCCGTTCCGCCTCGGCCAATCGCTGCAGCAGCGCCTCCTGTCGCGGTGCCGTTGCGACCAGCAGCCGGCCGCGGTCAAGGCCGAGCGGTGCAAGTTCGGTGGCAACCGCTTGTGAAAGACACACATGGTAAAGACTGCGCGCTGCGGCAAGCAGGTCTTCGGTCTCGGCGCGGATGAGATCGGCATGGATGCGCGCGGTACGCGGCGAATAAAGCAGCACCGCGTCCAATTCGCCCGCCCGAAGAGCCGACCGCGCTTCTTGGGACAGCGCCGTCGCCGCCTTGGCGGCATAAAGAACCGCCACTTCGACCGTGAAGCCATCGGCTCTGAGAGCGGCCTTCAGATCGCCGGCGCGGTCGCGCCCGGCGATGTGCACGATGCGGCCCCGCTCAGGCTCGACGCTATCGCGCACCAGCGCGGCAAGCGCATCGACGTC
This window encodes:
- a CDS encoding polysaccharide biosynthesis C-terminal domain-containing protein encodes the protein MRIFTHEPLSRPRGHGATAARLAAGRPGGLKSLLRSSSLAVGARVAGAVLGICAQILLARILSAEDLGNFFVALSLATVLATVSTLGYPWIVPMILARADAAGRPHRAAAFLAWARRDIGVVSAGLAVVAILGIWLVPSFSIHTRWVLTAGAATAPVFALMRFNGPVANARRKFALGYLPDLFWRPLFLLGLIVALWALFGRFDVTGLLLGHLAITIALAAEMARRLNAADGTGDGVATAPGRLGPGRRGQGRRWRARALPMVVATLFIGVFADLDLLIAGSILNETETGIFGVCIKISMFLAFSIQAVHQVMVRDVANALQSRDRSALTAILFKANQTNLLVSLGAVAGVYWLARHFLALFGPEFVDGGLSLLLLAAAQAIRAAAGPATQILALTGHVRATLPVFAAGLALLFATNLALVPLYGLTGAALAVLIVTAVWSMGLSLLAKARTGLDVAIFRLPQLSALSGAKVGGSVQGGR
- a CDS encoding glutathione S-transferase family protein, which encodes MTTLYATRGSGNCFKPFLLMNQLNIPFRTIAVDVLKGETRKAAYLAINPNGTVPYLKLNDGRGIGESNAMLWYLAEGSQLIPQDAYSRAKMLQWMFFEQSSLEPFISPARFFISILPDGRKGREREIAAWQERGRKGLTLLDAHLRDSKFIVADRYTIADIGVFGYTHVADEGGFDFANYPAVKDWIARVEDTDGYLPLSHLLQPAEQALQTGAGAA
- a CDS encoding EAL domain-containing protein, which codes for MANATQERTPKAAKNGAVRDQMVASDGAPSYVDRLKTPVWIFDIDRSRVVWANQRALEVWSAESMEELKSRDLRKDMSVSVAKRLKQYQEDFEKHNASFSEIWTLYPNGVPRTLRVNYSGVRLPDGRMAMFCEGTEHQSETPETLRSAEALLHATVMISLYSLDGQPLYRNPAARADVGSVNETLLSRFVDESDHQKIRSALSRSGEGRLVARIRSFAGIRWHEITARECRDAATGSPAILISEVDVSDLKETEEKAHFLALHDVLTGLLNRTYVQREFQTLLDAAKERKEHIGLLFIDIDRFKNINDSLGHAAGDELLIESARRLRSAIRETDIVSRIGGDEFLVLLKDASHEPNLDEVAERIRAELSKPVLVGNCELQVTPSIGISVFPEDGPDMETLMKSADLALYEAKDGGRNCHRYFSAAMKERAETRLETESSLRRALEEQEFEVFYQPRVSVADNQIVGAEALLRWRHGTKGLVGPNEFISICEETGLIEPLGEWVLETAARQQKAWQDQGYLLDVSVNLSPRQFRNKMLLPIVGRITDETGCDPTHIDLEITESMLMGSDDDIGETLRTLSGLGFRISIDDFGTGYSNLSYIQRYPVSCLKIDRSFIADLKKNSAITKLIISLCKMINAKVIAEGVETEEQLAWLRKNECNEYQGFLFGPPTTVDEFDRLLVQTNTQREPHCYLQYAG
- a CDS encoding universal stress protein, which gives rise to MAIKDLLVAYQGEESSQKALKFALQMAKKYNAAVTGAHVYVAQQYSSQVRNWIPGEVLEALRKAEEATVKTIEKSFRDVVKETNPKAAHDWISVEGPPSLLLARLSRCFDILLTGQFEGAIRHGGRLVQPEELALRSGKPMIIVPQEYRVRPFKEEAVVAWDGSRSAARALTDAMQILETKKRLHVVTVTKDGDDEDTKRLGDHDIFEHLKRHGIAAQPLRLEVKGSTGRTILDYCEKTDPDILVMGAFGRGNLGALLFGGVSRYILEHQTVPVLMSH
- a CDS encoding heme biosynthesis HemY N-terminal domain-containing protein: MTRLIVSFIAVALIAAGIAWLVDRPGELVLTWEGYRVETSLVAAGILVLVAIIVAMTGWTGLRFVLGIPGALSGFLRNRRRAKGYQALSRGMIAVGTGDAGLAAKYAEQAQAIMGEEPLTLLLKAQTAQLKGDPATAMRSFQAMLAAPETEILGLRGLFIEAERKGDAAAMRGLAERALRLDPATPWAARALFEMHCAGRDWAGALAMLNANRANGIIDKASARRPRAVLLTARAMGVAETDPERALALALEAHGLAPDLVPAANLAGRLLADADNTRRAVRVLEKTWKLFSHPDIAEAYINVRPGDSTRDRLKRMRTLAAKAKDPREGAIALAGAAADAHEWGEAREALKPYLGAGPTQRICMLMAEIEDGEHGDAGRGRAWLSRAVRAPRDPAWTADGVVSEDWAPVSPVTGRLDAFEWKVPVEALGSPSPDLFGEPEADVKTLVLPVNVAAPAAAETAKAEAAAPAPSGEEKRTDTGEKAKAEATASAPGGNEEKANAGGKAKAETGDDRVAAGSASAAPVVPRPPDDPGPDGDAISDEDAELQRGG